In one Pseudomonas fitomaticsae genomic region, the following are encoded:
- a CDS encoding DUF6124 family protein: protein MVKPTPNPPEVDSTSPYETLDSKKFHEAAERALDHYLNPFHPRKPLLKPNTRYLIAPGIPSEELLADACETLTSAKTMASDFAGMIDTPQRHVLLGIGQLIMLAELAVNRVLDNLELKTEAPL, encoded by the coding sequence ATGGTCAAACCCACGCCAAACCCGCCGGAAGTCGATTCGACTTCGCCCTACGAAACCCTCGATTCCAAGAAATTCCACGAAGCCGCCGAACGCGCCCTCGATCACTACCTCAATCCGTTCCACCCCAGAAAACCGCTGCTCAAACCCAACACCCGCTACCTGATCGCCCCCGGCATCCCCAGCGAAGAACTGCTGGCTGACGCCTGCGAAACCCTGACCTCGGCCAAAACCATGGCCAGCGATTTCGCCGGGATGATCGATACGCCGCAGCGGCATGTGCTGCTGGGTATCGGGCAGCTGATCATGCTGGCGGAACTGGCGGTAAATCGGGTGCTGGATAATCTGGAACTGAAGACTGAGGCGCCGCTGTAG
- a CDS encoding retention module-containing protein gives MATLIGIVTKVIGQVFAQSADGSRRPLVEGDRLFAGDQLITGAEGAVAVHLQNGQELTLGRDSSLTMTGQLLADQAAHVNAPEAVTPSESQLTDVEQIQKAIAAGDDPTQTAEATAAGPGATGGAPGGLGGGHSFVLLTEVAGRVDPVIGFPTAGFNGIPEFPEERHNAVIDNGDGQAAPIVPPPPPVNNPVTLGGLSVSGGELTLNEANLPDGSAANPGALTQTGSFTVSAPDGLSSLSIGGINVIVGGVPIGFPQSITTQLGNTLTITGYNPATGTVSYSYTLNGNETHAAGDGANNLSEQFTVIAGDSNGDTATGTLDVNITDDVPKAVDDSNPNTASETLLTLTGSVLSNDVQGADRILVGANSGPVVGGTFTGTYGTLVLNANGTYTYTLNTSDADFKALHGGGSGTETFTYTLRDADGDTSTANLVLQIHNNDDPVVINGLNVEGGELTVYEKNLGDGSSPDAPALTQSGTFTITALDGVTTLTIGGIAVVTNGVAAGFPQSVTTPLGSTLTITGFNAATGVVSYSYTLVDNEAHPTANGANVLNEQFAVTVVDDNGTTANATLDVNIVDDLPKGVDDSNAGTASESNLTLSGNVLTNDVQGADRVPVGENAGPITAGTFTGTYGTLVLNANGTYTYTLNTSDADFKALHGGGNGTETFTYTITDADGDTSTANLVLQIHNNDDPVIINGLDVNGGELTVYEKNLGDGSSPDAPALTQSGTFTITALDGVTTLTIGGIAVVTNGVAAGFPQSVTTPLGSTLTITGFNAATGVVSYSYTLVDNEAHPTANGANVLNEQFAVTVVDDNGTTANATLDVNIVDDLPKGVDDSNAGTASESNLTLSGNVLTNDVQGADRVPTGPNAGPITAGTFTGTYGTLVLNANGTYTYTLNTSDADFKALHGGGNGTETFTYTITDADGDTSTANLVLNIHNNDDQVYLNGLDVNGGELTVYEKNLSDGTSPDTPALTQSGTFTVTALDGLQTLTVGGIAVITNGVAAGFPQSAVTPLGSTLTITGYDPATGVVSYSYTLVDNETHPTANGANSITENFNVVATDTDGSTATGQINVNIIDDLPTAKPDATSVQEGGTVSGNVLDNDIGGADGPAASGAVVGVRAGSDTSTSAIGGLNSNINGTYGYLTLDANGNAVYHSNPNAVSGPGAVDVFVYTVRDSDGDESTTTITIDVYNSCLKAVSDTDVTVYEKALDLTKDGQDLAPGTVTGSDPTSTGETASGTLVGSVTGAVGAISYALVGSATGNYGQIVLNPNGTYTYTLTSPASTTPHADDGANTLTETFTYQATDSLGNVVTSTLVVNIVDDVPKAINDSNASTASETQLTLNGNVLTNDVQGADLVATGPNAGPITPGTFTGTYGTLVLNANGTYTYTLNTNDADFKNLHGGGNGTETFTYTLTDADGDTSTANLVLNIHNNDDPVVLNGLDVNGGELTVYEKNLSDGTSPNTPALTQSGTFTVTALDGLQTLTVGGIAVMTNGVAAGFPQSTVTPLGSTLTITGYNPATGVVSYSYTLVDNETHPNANGANSITENFNVVATDTDGSTATGQINVNIIDDLPTAKADTGSVAEGGTVNISVLGNDISGADGAAIVVGVRGGGNTATSAIGGLNSNINGNYGYLTLDAAGNAVYHSNPNSVSPPGATDTFTYTIRDSDGDESTTTITVNVADSKLVASTDQDVTVYEKALDLTKDGQDLAPGTVTGSDPSNTGETASGTLVGSVSGGSGAITYTLVGSATGTYGQIQLNADGTYTYTLTSAPKTTPNANDGPNTLSESFTYKATDALGNSTTSTLVVNIVDDVPKAVASDRSVAAVEIDSNILIVLDISGSMADASGVPGLSRLELAKQAISALLDKYDDLGDVKVQLVTFSSNATDRTSVWVDVATAKTLLAGLSAGGGTNYDAAVATMYNAFNTSGKLTGAQNVGYFFSDGKPNEGDIGTADEAALKNFLDANNIKNYAIGLGSGVSNANLDPLAYDGITHTNTNAVVVTDLNQLNSVLSGTVEGAPVTGSLLGEGGTFGADGGFIKSIVVDGTTYTYDPKANGGQGSLVASGGANHGTFNTVNNTLSIATNNSGTLVVNLDTGDYSYTSQKTTAVVITENIGFTLSDNDGDLASSTLTVKVIPNAPPVAVDDHIITNVLSGNIVVPGELLLANDTDPNGDTLNATPTSFNTGWISKSADFTGTGAISFTGTNANTAANQNLANVRNSFSANAATMTAVLVVSGYLGAVTNTNANDEDRITVNLRQGETLNLDHNLAAGHITMEYSINGGAWIALTDGQTLTATSDGVYQIHITNITNTTGSNANAAENYQLTMTLNYAGAHDITPDYHGTYTANDNHGGSDTANVTISYQDGHTLTGTSGDDVLVAGTGDNIINAGDGNDVLTAGSGNNELHGGAGNDLLYSGPGNDLLDGGTGIDTASYAHATAGVTVNLGLLGAQNTIGAGTDTLTGIENLVGSNFNDTLTGDNNNNVINGGLGNDILNGGGGDDLLIGGMGNNTLTGGPGADTFQWLKGNSGHDTVTDFTPGTDKLDLSQLLQGENGTAASLDDYLHFTVTGSGASVVTTIDVSAMAGATPNQTIDLAGVNLASHYGVTPGAGGLIASGHDTATIINGMLNDHSLKVDTV, from the coding sequence ATGGCAACGCTCATCGGGATCGTCACTAAAGTCATTGGTCAGGTTTTCGCGCAATCGGCAGACGGCAGTCGGCGCCCATTGGTCGAAGGCGATCGGCTGTTTGCAGGAGATCAACTGATCACCGGAGCGGAGGGGGCGGTTGCCGTCCATCTGCAAAATGGCCAGGAACTGACCCTCGGTCGAGACAGCAGCCTGACCATGACCGGGCAGTTGCTCGCCGATCAGGCCGCCCACGTCAATGCCCCGGAAGCGGTGACCCCGAGCGAGTCGCAACTGACCGATGTCGAACAGATCCAGAAAGCCATTGCCGCCGGCGATGACCCGACCCAAACCGCCGAAGCGACAGCGGCCGGCCCCGGAGCCACCGGTGGCGCGCCGGGTGGCCTGGGTGGCGGCCACAGTTTTGTGTTGCTGACCGAAGTGGCGGGCCGGGTCGATCCGGTCATCGGTTTCCCGACGGCCGGTTTCAACGGCATTCCCGAGTTTCCCGAAGAACGGCATAACGCCGTGATCGACAACGGTGACGGCCAGGCCGCACCGATCGTTCCGCCACCGCCACCGGTCAACAACCCGGTGACCCTCGGCGGCCTGTCCGTGTCCGGCGGTGAACTGACCCTCAACGAAGCCAATCTGCCCGACGGTTCCGCCGCCAACCCTGGCGCGCTGACCCAGACCGGCAGCTTCACGGTATCGGCGCCGGACGGCCTGAGCAGCCTGAGCATCGGCGGCATCAACGTGATCGTCGGCGGCGTGCCGATCGGTTTCCCGCAATCGATCACCACGCAACTGGGCAACACCCTGACCATCACCGGCTACAACCCGGCCACCGGCACGGTCAGCTACAGCTACACCCTCAACGGCAACGAAACCCACGCGGCAGGCGACGGTGCCAATAACCTCAGCGAACAATTCACCGTGATCGCCGGCGACAGCAATGGCGACACCGCCACCGGCACGCTGGACGTCAACATCACCGACGACGTGCCCAAGGCTGTCGATGACAGCAACCCCAATACCGCTTCGGAAACCCTGCTGACCCTGACCGGCAGTGTGCTGTCGAACGACGTCCAGGGCGCTGACCGCATCCTCGTCGGCGCCAACAGTGGCCCGGTGGTCGGCGGCACCTTCACCGGCACTTACGGCACCCTGGTGCTGAATGCCAACGGCACTTACACCTACACCCTGAACACCAGCGATGCCGACTTCAAGGCCTTGCACGGTGGTGGCAGCGGCACCGAGACCTTCACCTACACCCTGCGCGATGCCGACGGCGACACCAGCACCGCGAACCTCGTCTTGCAGATCCACAACAACGACGACCCGGTGGTCATCAACGGGTTGAACGTCGAGGGCGGTGAGCTCACCGTCTACGAAAAAAACCTTGGCGACGGCAGCAGCCCTGACGCTCCAGCGCTGACCCAAAGCGGCACCTTCACCATCACCGCGCTCGACGGCGTCACTACGCTGACCATCGGCGGCATCGCCGTGGTCACCAATGGCGTGGCGGCAGGCTTCCCACAATCGGTGACCACGCCACTGGGCAGCACGCTGACCATCACCGGTTTCAACGCCGCCACCGGCGTCGTCAGCTACAGCTACACCTTGGTCGACAACGAAGCGCATCCGACCGCCAACGGTGCCAACGTGCTCAACGAGCAATTCGCCGTGACCGTGGTCGACGACAACGGCACCACCGCGAACGCGACGCTGGACGTGAACATCGTCGACGACCTGCCAAAAGGCGTGGACGACAGCAACGCCGGGACTGCTTCGGAATCCAACCTCACCTTGAGCGGCAACGTCCTCACCAACGACGTGCAAGGCGCTGACCGCGTGCCTGTCGGCGAAAACGCCGGCCCGATCACCGCCGGCACTTTCACCGGGACTTACGGGACATTGGTGCTGAACGCCAACGGCACGTACACCTACACCCTCAACACCAGCGACGCCGATTTCAAAGCGCTGCACGGCGGCGGCAACGGCACCGAGACCTTCACCTACACCATCACCGATGCCGACGGCGATACCAGCACCGCCAACCTCGTCTTGCAGATCCACAACAACGACGATCCGGTGATCATCAACGGCCTCGACGTGAACGGCGGCGAACTCACCGTCTACGAAAAAAACCTCGGTGACGGCAGCAGCCCCGATGCTCCAGCCCTGACCCAAAGCGGCACCTTCACCATCACCGCGCTGGATGGCGTCACCACGCTGACCATTGGCGGCATCGCTGTAGTCACCAATGGCGTGGCAGCAGGCTTCCCACAATCGGTGACCACGCCACTGGGCAGCACGCTGACCATCACTGGCTTCAACGCCGCCACCGGCGTTGTCAGCTACAGCTACACCTTGGTCGACAACGAAGCCCACCCAACCGCCAACGGCGCCAACGTGCTCAACGAGCAGTTCGCTGTGACCGTGGTCGACGACAACGGCACCACCGCCAATGCCACGCTGGACGTGAACATCGTCGACGACCTGCCAAAAGGCGTGGACGACAGCAACGCCGGCACCGCTTCGGAATCCAACCTCACCTTGAGCGGCAACGTCCTCACCAACGACGTGCAAGGCGCCGACCGCGTGCCAACCGGCCCCAATGCCGGCCCGATCACCGCCGGCACTTTCACCGGGACTTACGGGACATTGGTGCTGAACGCCAACGGCACGTACACCTACACCCTCAACACCAGCGACGCCGATTTCAAAGCGCTGCACGGCGGCGGCAACGGCACCGAGACCTTCACCTACACCATCACCGATGCCGACGGCGACACCAGCACCGCCAACCTGGTGCTGAACATCCACAACAATGACGATCAGGTCTACCTCAACGGCCTCGACGTCAACGGTGGCGAACTCACCGTCTACGAGAAAAACCTCAGCGACGGCACCAGCCCCGACACCCCGGCGCTGACCCAGAGCGGCACCTTTACCGTCACTGCGCTCGATGGTCTGCAAACCCTGACCGTGGGTGGCATCGCCGTGATCACCAATGGCGTGGCGGCAGGCTTCCCGCAATCGGCGGTCACGCCGCTGGGCAGCACGCTGACCATCACTGGATACGACCCGGCCACCGGCGTGGTCAGCTACAGCTACACCCTGGTGGATAACGAAACCCATCCGACCGCCAACGGCGCCAACAGCATCACCGAGAACTTCAACGTGGTGGCGACCGACACCGATGGCAGCACCGCCACCGGGCAGATCAACGTCAACATCATCGACGACCTGCCGACCGCCAAACCCGACGCGACGTCGGTGCAGGAGGGCGGCACCGTCAGCGGCAACGTGCTGGACAACGACATCGGCGGCGCCGACGGCCCGGCAGCCAGTGGCGCGGTAGTGGGCGTGCGCGCCGGCTCCGACACCTCGACCTCGGCCATTGGCGGGCTCAACAGCAACATCAACGGCACCTACGGCTACCTGACCCTCGACGCCAACGGCAACGCGGTCTATCACAGCAACCCGAATGCCGTGAGCGGCCCGGGTGCGGTGGACGTGTTCGTGTACACCGTGCGTGATTCCGACGGCGATGAAAGCACCACCACCATCACCATCGATGTCTACAACAGCTGCCTCAAAGCGGTCAGCGACACCGACGTCACCGTGTACGAAAAAGCCCTCGACCTGACCAAGGACGGCCAGGATCTGGCCCCTGGCACGGTCACCGGCAGCGACCCGACCAGCACCGGAGAAACCGCGTCCGGCACGCTGGTCGGCTCGGTCACCGGCGCGGTCGGTGCGATCAGCTACGCGCTGGTCGGCAGCGCCACCGGCAACTACGGGCAAATCGTGCTCAACCCCAACGGCACGTACACCTACACCCTGACCTCACCGGCCAGCACCACCCCGCACGCCGACGACGGCGCCAACACCCTGACCGAAACCTTCACCTACCAGGCCACCGATTCGCTGGGCAACGTCGTTACCAGCACTCTCGTGGTCAACATCGTCGATGACGTACCGAAGGCGATCAACGACAGCAACGCCAGCACCGCGTCGGAGACCCAGCTGACCCTCAACGGCAACGTGCTGACCAACGACGTGCAAGGCGCCGACTTGGTGGCGACCGGCCCGAATGCCGGCCCGATCACCCCCGGCACCTTCACCGGCACTTACGGCACGTTGGTGTTGAACGCCAACGGCACGTACACCTACACGCTTAACACCAACGATGCAGACTTCAAGAATCTGCACGGCGGTGGCAACGGCACCGAGACCTTCACCTACACCCTGACCGATGCCGACGGCGACACCAGCACCGCCAACCTGGTGCTGAACATCCACAACAACGACGATCCGGTGGTCCTCAACGGCCTCGACGTGAATGGCGGCGAACTCACCGTCTACGAGAAAAACCTCAGCGACGGCACCAGCCCCAACACCCCGGCGCTGACCCAGAGCGGCACCTTCACCGTGACGGCCCTCGACGGTCTGCAAACCCTGACCGTGGGTGGCATCGCCGTGATGACCAACGGCGTGGCCGCCGGCTTCCCGCAATCGACCGTCACTCCGCTGGGCAGCACGCTGACCATCACCGGTTACAACCCGGCAACCGGCGTGGTGAGTTACAGCTACACCCTGGTCGATAACGAAACCCACCCGAACGCCAACGGCGCCAACAGCATCACCGAGAACTTCAACGTGGTGGCGACGGACACCGACGGCAGCACCGCGACCGGGCAGATCAACGTCAACATCATCGACGACCTGCCAACCGCCAAGGCTGATACCGGCTCGGTGGCGGAGGGCGGCACCGTCAACATCAGCGTGCTGGGCAACGACATCAGCGGCGCGGATGGCGCGGCGATCGTGGTCGGCGTGCGCGGCGGCGGCAACACCGCGACCTCAGCCATCGGCGGCCTCAACAGCAATATCAACGGCAACTACGGTTACCTGACCCTCGATGCAGCCGGCAACGCGGTCTATCACAGCAACCCGAACTCGGTGAGCCCGCCGGGCGCTACCGACACCTTCACCTACACCATTCGCGACAGTGACGGCGACGAAAGCACCACCACCATCACCGTCAACGTCGCCGACAGCAAACTCGTGGCCTCGACCGATCAGGACGTCACCGTCTACGAGAAAGCCCTCGACCTGACCAAGGACGGGCAAGATCTGGCCCCCGGCACGGTCACCGGCAGCGACCCGAGCAACACCGGCGAAACCGCGAGCGGTACGCTGGTCGGCTCGGTCAGCGGCGGCAGCGGCGCGATCACCTACACCCTAGTCGGTAGCGCCACCGGGACTTACGGGCAGATCCAGCTCAACGCCGACGGCACCTACACCTACACCCTGACCTCGGCGCCGAAAACCACGCCGAACGCCAACGACGGGCCGAACACCCTGAGCGAAAGCTTCACCTACAAAGCCACCGATGCGCTGGGCAACAGCACCACCAGCACCCTCGTGGTCAACATCGTCGACGACGTGCCCAAAGCGGTGGCGTCGGATCGGTCGGTGGCGGCGGTGGAGATCGACTCCAACATCCTCATCGTCCTCGACATCTCCGGCAGCATGGCCGACGCCTCCGGCGTACCGGGCCTGTCGCGGCTGGAGCTGGCCAAGCAGGCGATCAGCGCCTTGCTCGACAAATACGACGATCTGGGCGATGTGAAAGTGCAGCTCGTCACCTTCAGCAGCAACGCCACCGACCGCACTTCGGTGTGGGTCGATGTCGCCACGGCCAAGACCCTTCTGGCCGGCCTGAGCGCTGGCGGCGGCACCAACTACGATGCGGCCGTGGCGACCATGTACAACGCGTTCAACACCTCGGGCAAACTCACCGGGGCACAGAACGTCGGCTACTTCTTCTCCGACGGCAAACCCAACGAGGGTGACATCGGCACCGCCGACGAAGCGGCGCTGAAAAACTTCCTCGATGCCAACAACATCAAGAACTACGCGATCGGCCTGGGCAGCGGCGTGAGCAACGCCAACCTCGATCCGCTGGCGTACGACGGCATCACCCACACCAACACCAACGCGGTGGTGGTCACCGACCTCAATCAACTCAACTCGGTGCTCTCCGGCACGGTTGAGGGCGCGCCGGTCACCGGTTCGCTGCTGGGCGAGGGCGGCACGTTCGGCGCCGATGGCGGGTTCATCAAATCCATCGTGGTCGACGGCACCACCTACACCTATGACCCGAAAGCCAACGGCGGTCAGGGTTCACTGGTCGCCAGCGGCGGCGCCAACCACGGCACCTTCAACACGGTGAACAACACCCTGAGCATCGCCACCAACAACAGCGGCACCCTGGTGGTGAATCTCGACACCGGCGACTACAGCTACACCTCGCAGAAAACCACCGCCGTGGTGATCACCGAGAACATCGGCTTCACCCTCAGCGACAACGACGGCGACCTCGCCAGTTCGACCCTGACCGTGAAAGTGATCCCCAACGCGCCTCCGGTGGCGGTGGACGACCACATCATCACCAACGTGCTGTCGGGCAACATCGTGGTGCCGGGCGAACTGTTGCTGGCCAACGACACCGACCCCAACGGCGACACCCTCAACGCCACGCCAACCTCGTTCAACACCGGCTGGATCTCCAAGTCGGCAGACTTCACCGGCACCGGCGCGATCAGCTTCACCGGCACCAACGCCAACACCGCCGCCAACCAGAACCTGGCCAACGTGCGTAATTCGTTCAGCGCCAACGCCGCGACCATGACCGCCGTGCTGGTGGTCAGCGGCTACCTCGGCGCGGTGACCAACACCAACGCCAACGATGAAGACCGCATCACCGTCAACCTGCGCCAGGGCGAAACCCTCAACCTGGACCACAACCTGGCGGCCGGTCACATCACCATGGAGTACTCGATCAACGGCGGCGCCTGGATCGCCCTCACGGACGGCCAGACCCTGACCGCGACGTCCGACGGCGTCTACCAGATCCACATCACCAACATCACCAACACCACGGGCAGCAACGCCAACGCGGCGGAAAACTACCAGCTGACCATGACCCTCAACTACGCCGGGGCCCACGACATCACCCCGGACTACCATGGCACCTACACCGCCAACGACAACCACGGCGGCAGCGACACGGCCAACGTGACCATCAGCTATCAGGACGGCCACACCCTCACCGGCACCTCGGGCGATGACGTGCTGGTGGCCGGCACAGGCGACAACATCATCAACGCCGGCGACGGCAACGACGTGCTGACCGCAGGCTCCGGCAACAACGAACTGCACGGCGGCGCCGGCAACGACTTGCTCTACAGCGGCCCGGGCAACGACCTGCTCGACGGTGGCACTGGCATCGACACCGCCAGCTACGCCCACGCGACCGCCGGGGTGACCGTCAACCTCGGTCTGCTCGGTGCGCAAAACACCATTGGCGCCGGGACAGACACCCTGACCGGTATCGAAAACCTCGTCGGCTCGAACTTCAACGACACCCTCACCGGCGACAACAATAACAACGTCATCAATGGCGGCCTGGGTAACGACATCCTCAACGGCGGTGGCGGTGACGACCTGCTGATCGGCGGGATGGGCAACAACACCCTGACCGGCGGGCCGGGCGCCGACACCTTCCAGTGGCTCAAGGGCAACAGCGGCCACGACACCGTCACCGACTTCACCCCGGGCACCGACAAGCTCGACCTGTCGCAACTGCTGCAAGGTGAAAACGGCACGGCGGCGTCACTGGATGACTACCTGCACTTCACCGTCACCGGCAGCGGTGCTTCGGTGGTCACCACCATCGACGTCAGCGCCATGGCCGGCGCCACGCCGAACCAGACCATCGACCTGGCCGGCGTCAACCTCGCCAGCCACTACGGCGTGACACCGGGGGCGGGCGGGTTGATCGCCAGCGGGCACGACACGGCGACGATCATCAACGGCATGTTGAATGATCATTCGTTGAAGGTGGATACGGTATAG